Genomic window (Leptospira kirschneri serovar Cynopteri str. 3522 CT):
TGATTCTATTGAATCCTGCATTAGTGATAAAAATCGGAAAATCAACGTATTTTTAGCTTCTAGTTCTTTTCCTTATATAAAAGATCCATTTGCTTTGATCAAAAGAATTATTCAATACGAATTTCCTTATATTATAATAGATAGAACTTATTTTATAGATTTACCTAAATCCGTTGTGTCGATTCAGAGAGTGCCTGCGGAAATTTATAAAGCCTCTTATCCGGCTTGGTTTTTTAATTTTGAAGAATTCATTTCTTTATTTCAGACAAAGTATGACTTGGTTACTGATTTTTATAGCTATTTACAAGCTACGAATAAACTAGAAGGTGTGTCAACTCGAGAAAAAGGAATGATTTTTGAACTTAGAAAATAGAGTTGTTAAAAAATTAATTTTCTTTTGTTAAAACAAATGGATAAACTCGTTTGTAGATATGGACTTTTTCAACAACTCTAATATTTATAAATAAATTCGAATATTTTGAATTAATAGGGATCAAAAATACAAAATTTTAAAATATTTTGATAAAAGTAAGTTTTTATTACTTACAAAAAGTATAATTTTCTAATAGAAAAGAATCTCTGGATCTTTTCACCCAAAAAATTAAGTTAAAATTAACTTTTTCAAAAAAAAATTGTTGTATTTCCAACAGATTTTATCTTCAGATCCAAGTAATTATGGATAATTATAGTGCTCTCTATGATCACGTTCAAACTTAAGTCACACTCTTTCAAACTCAGTGTCTCGTTTCTATTCCGCTCGACAGATCGTGTTTTTGAAACTCAACAAAAGAATCGTTTTCACATTGATTATACCGAATTTACATTAATATTTAATAAAATTCTTATATATATTTTGAGAACAAATAACAAACGATGAAGTATCTTTGCACTTTATTTGATTTTAATTACCTGCCTTTAGGACTATCTTTGTACGAATCTATTCAATTGCATTTTGGGGATTTTCATCTTTGGGTCCTTGCAATGGACGATAAAACGTATACTTTTTTCAAAGAAAATTCTTTCGATCATATCACAGTAGTTTCGTTAGGTGACATAGAGTCCGAAGATGTTTTAGTGGCAAGAGGGAACCGAACCTGGCAAGAATATTGTTGGACCCTTTCGCCGGTTTTACCTTCTTATGTGTTGGCTAAAAATCAAAATATAGATCATATAACTTATTTAGATTCAGACATATATTTTTTTTCCGATGTGGAGCCAATTTATAATGAAATCGGAAAACATTCTGTAATGATCATACCACATCGTTTTCCAGATCGTCTTAAACATCTCGAAGCCAATGGAATTTATAATGTTCAAATGGTATATTTTAAACGAGACGAGATAGGAATGAAATGTCTCAACCGTTGGAGAGAACAGTGTTTGGAATGGTGTTATAATCGATTGGAAGAAGGACGTCTAGGAGATCAAAAGTATTTGGACGTATGGCCACAAACTTATAAAAACGTATGTGTGTTAAAAAATGAGCAGGCAGGAGTCGCTCTTTGGAATGTAGAAAAATATAAAATCGGAATAAAAGGGGAAAGAGTTTTGATCGATGATAATCCTCTTGTATTTTACCATTTTCATATGTTTAAATTTTATGCGGGAAATTTTTATGGAACCGGGATTTCCGATTATGGATTGAACTATAAAACTTTAAAAGTTATTTATACAATTTATGTAGAACAATTGATCAAAGTGGTTTCTCGTTTTAATTTAAAATTAAGAAATTTGAATATTATGGAAATATGCAATATGATCGAAAAAAGGAATTTTTATTCATACTCCTTTTTAAAGAAGGTTTTTTGGAACGTTTTACTCTATGATTTTGTGGTTTTGAAGAAGATCTTGAAAATTGGTCGGAATTTTCTTTTAAAAATTTATCCAGAAATTTGAAAGAATAGAATTGAATTTTTAGATAAAATGTGATGGGTTCCATAAAAATAGTCGTATATTCTCACATTATGTGAAACTAAAGCGTTTCGCTTTTTGAACTCAGGAGGATTACTTCAAACTCAGCAAACGCTTTTTTATGGTCACTCTGGAAACTCAATGCATCGTTCGACAGATCGCGTTTTGAATAAAAATAAAACATATTATTTTAATGCGGATTAAAACATTCAATTCGGGTTTTATATCATTTGGAAAGGTATCACTGAGATTATGGATGAAATTTTAGTTAAGAATTCAGGTTATATAAACTTAAAAAAAGTTAGAGATGATAGAGATGGAAATTTAATCATATTAGAAGGTATAAAAGATGTGCCTTTCGAAATAAAACGAGTTTATTATATTAATAATTTAGAAAATTCTGTGAGTGTAAGAGGACAACACGCTCATAAAGAAATCGAACAAGCGATTTTTTGCGTTAGCGGAAGTTTTACATTGAAATTGGATGATGGAAAAACAAAACAGGAAATTTTAATGAACAGGGATAACGTCGGAGTTCTTTTGGGAAGGATGCTTTGGCATGCTATGGAGAATTTTTCTTCCGGCTGTATTCTTCTTGTTGTCGCTTCGGATTATTATAGAGAGGACGACTACATAAGAAATTATTCGGACTTTATCCGACTGGTTGAGAAAAGTTAAATATGATCGAATATGAAAACTTGCGTTTAACAAATATCCGCTTCTTTGAAGAGTATAAAACTAAAATTTTAGAAACTATAGAAAGTGGGTGGTATATATTAGGAAAAGAGGTTTCTAATTTTGAAAGTCAATTTGCAGAGTACAATGGAAATAGACATTGTATTGGAGTAGGAAACGGCCTAGATGCCCTGATACTCGCCTTAAAAGCGTTAGGCGTAGAAAAGAACTCAGAAATTATAGTTCCTTCAAATACTTATATAGCTTCTATATTAGCGATTTTACATGCGGGCTTAAAACCCGTTTTAGTCGAACCGGATATTCGAACTTATAACATCGATCCCAAAAAGATAGAGGAAAAGGTAAATTCTAAAACGAAAGGGATTTTGATTGTACATCTGTATGGTAAACCTTGCGAGATGGATTCTATTTTAAAGATAAAAGAAAAAAATAATCTGTTTCTAGTGGAGGATTGTGCACAGTCTCATGGGGCTTTGTATAAGGGTAAAAAAACGGGAACGTTTGGAGAAATGAGCGGATTCAGTTTTTATCCCACTAAAAATTTGGGAGCCATTGGGGATGCAGGTGCGGTTGTGACTGATAATGATTTATATCACAATGAGATACGGAAACTGAGAAATTACGGTTCTTCGATCAAATATAAAAATGATTTAGTTGGATATAATTCTCGTTTAGATGAATTACAAGCAACGATTTTAAGTATCAAGCTGAAATATTTAGATGCAATGAATGAACATAAAAGAAGTTTGGCAAAAATTTATTTAGAAAATTTAAAAGAAGATTTTATAAAACCAATAGTCGACGAAAAAGTTTATGACGTATATCATATCTTTAATATTCGTCATAAAAAACGTGACGAGTTGCGAGACTATCTATTAAAGAACGGTGTAAGAACAGAAATTCATTATCCAATTTCTCCTCATAAACAAGTAGCGATGAAAGACGTAATCTCATACGCAGAGGGAGAATTTGCAATCTCAGAAGAGATTCATAATACGACTCTCAGTCTTCCTGTTTCAACTTTTCACACAGAAGAAGATATTTATAAAGTTGTGGAAATTATGAATGGATTTTAAAAGACTTTTATGTTTATCGAAAATAAAAAACTTCTAAATATAAGTATTTCATAAAATATAAATGATCTAATAAAAGTAGAACGATTTGATTGTATAAAAGTTTTTACTCTGCTTTTTAGAAGAAAAATTATAGAAATTTAAAATCGAATTTTGAAGAACCTTAGATTAATTTTGATACATGATTCCCAAAGAACCAAAAATCTCGATAATCACTATCAATTTAAATAATCTGGAAGGATTACGTAAAACTTTAGAAAGTGTTCGTTTGCAAACTTATACAAATTTCGAATTGATAGTCGTAGACGGAGGTTCGACGGACGGAAGTTTTGAATATTTAAAATCAAATCTGAATTTAATCAAGAAGTTCATCTCCGAAAAAGATAAAGGAATTTATAATGCACAAAACAAAGGAATTTTGCTTTCTAAAGGAGAGTATCTCGTTTTTTTAAATGCGGGAGATGCTCTGTTGCAAAAAGATGTATTATCGGAAATTTCTAAATTTTTAGAACAAGATATTGATTTAGTATATGGAGATATACTAATAGACTCTAAAGATCATGGAATTATTGAAAGAAAATATCCGGATCGATTGAATTATTTTTATTGGTCGATAAAGTCTTTATGCCATCAGGCGACTTTTATCCGTAAAAATCTTTTCGATTTATACGGGTATTATAATGAAGAATATTTATTTGCTGCGGATTTTGAATTTTTTCACAGATTTTGGTTTAATAAAAATATAAAAATAAAACACGCGCCTGTATTTGTAATTTTATACGATTTTAATGGAGTAAGCGCTCAACCGAAAAATAGAAAACGAATCGCAGAAGAATATCGGAAAATTAAAAGAAAGTATTTTCCGATCTGGGCTTACGTAGTTTATAAGTTGAATAGCTATTTACTTGAAAAATTATCTAATACTTTTCTCTGGAAGATACTTTTTAAATTCTATAGATTTCTAAATCCAAAAAGATAAAATTTGATTCAAAACCTAAACGATATATGAAAATAATTACTCATCTTAGCTGAATGCGAAGACGCATAAAACTAACACCAAAAATCAATCTCAAAATATTAGACGTTCTTACAAATTGTATCTATTCCGAAATGTATGGTTTTTTTTGAGGAAAATTTTGAATTTTGAAGTAACTTCGTAGAATTATTTTTACGTGACAGAATATTATAAGTTTTGAAACCGACTTGTGTTTAAAAAGTAAAGTATTAAATATTTTAATATATGCTTTTGAGGCTACAAAAAATTATCTAAAAGTTTAAAACCGGTAGAAAATATATTTGATTTTAAAAATGACTACTTTTAAAAGTTTTTCAATTTTAATATTAAGTAATATTTCTATTTCTGAATATTTTAAAAATGAATAATACTCCTATCGTTTCCGTAATTATACCGTGTTATAACTACGGAAAATATATCGAACAAACAATTCAAAGTATACTCAAACAAAGTTATAAAAACTGGGAAATCATAGTCGTAGACGATGGATCTAACGATGAATATACGATCCAAAAACTAGAGGAGCTCAAAAAAAAATATACGGTCATTAAAATTGACAAATCCGGTCCGGCCGCGGCTAGAAACATAGGAATCGAAGCAGCCAAAGGAGAGTTCATCTTACCATTGGATTCGGACGACATGATTCATCCGGATTATCTTTTAGAAGCGATCTCTGCTTATGAAAAAAAATCGTCTTTAGGAATTGTATATTGCGAAGCAGAGTTTTTCGGATCTATAAAAGGAAAATGGAATTTACCGGAATATAATTTTCCGGAAATACTTTTAGATAATTGTATATTCGTATCCGCAGTATTTAGAAAATCGGATTGGAAAGACGTTGGCGGATTTAATGAAAACATGAAAGACGAATGGGAAGATTATGACTTTTGGCTTTCGTTGATTGAAAAAGGAAGAGAAGTCTATAGAATACCGCGGGTAATGTTTTATTATAGAAGAGGCCACGTATCTCGTTCCAGTCGGTCGATGGAAACGTATTTACCACTTTATTTACAATTATTTAAAAATCATAAACGTTTATATATTGAAAACGTAAAGGTTTTGTTTATGCGTCATTTAAAAGCAAGAGAATTAGAAGAACAATTCTTAATACTGACTAAAAATCCAATCATTTATGGAATTGTACAATTTTTAGTTCGTTGTCTTAAATTTTTTGCAAAGTGAAACCCATAAATAAAAAAAGTTTAGGCGTTCCTGCGTTATAAATTAGTACAACATAAAATTCTTATATAATGCCGCGCCCCAAGAATTCAATGCGAAAGAGATTGAAGCGTAGGGCAACTCAGCAGAACGCTCTCAAGCTCAAGTGTCTCGTATCTATAGGCGCTCGACAGATCGTGTTCTATAACAAATTGAAACTAAAAACGATATATCGTATTAAGTTTCTTTTATGCAGTTTATTGACTGAAGCTAAAGGAATAGTTCTACGTCGTCGGATTAGCCCCGGTTTTCTTACGCTGAATTTACGGGATTTAAATGTTAAGCTATCAGAGTTGCGCGGTTCTTTAAATGGCGTGGAATATCGGACGCTTGTTGTATGGTATCTGTAAAAATTAAAAATTAAAAATTTTAAAATTAAAATGTTCTAATATACTTAAAATGAAAATATTAATTTCAAAAATAGGTGAATTTTATAGAAAGCTGAAATATCTCTTGAGGCAGTATCAATATTATTTTGGAATATACGAGGAGCCTGAAATACCATCTGAGTTTGTATATTCTCCTTTGTTGAGCATTTTAGTTCCAGTGTACAATACTCGACTTGATCATTTAAAGGAAATGGTGGATTCGGTCGTTTCACAGAGTTACACGAATTGGGAATTAATACTTGTAGATGACGCTTCTCCGGACGAGAAACCGGGAAATTATCTGGAAGAAAGAAGTAAAGCGGATTCTAGAATTTTATATTTTCGTTCGGATAAAAATGGAGGAATCAGTTTAACAACTCAAAAAGCTTTTGAATGTTCCAAAGGAGAATACATAGCATTTTTAGATCACGATGATCGTTTGTCAAAAAACGCATTATCGATCGTCGTGAAAACCCTACAGGAAGAAAAAAATAGGCCTGAATTTCTTTATTCTGATGAGATTTTTCAATCAAAAATTCCAGGGATTTTTTCTCTTTCTGCAAAACCGGAGTTTTCACCTGAAAAATTAGTCTCTCATAATTATATCTGTCACTTTGTAGTAGTTTCAAAAAACTTAATTTACCGAATGGGTGGAATTCGAGAAGGGTATGATGGAAGTCAGGATCATGAATTCGCTCTTAGAGCGTCTAGATTTACTGATCGAATTAAAAGACTACCATATTTTTTATATATATGGCGTCTTCACGGAGGAAGTTTTTCTAGAAAAAAAGCGAAGATTTGCGAAGCCAGCTCACAGAAAGCTATTTTAGAATATTATAATGATAAAAAAGAAGAAGTTGAAAAAATTGTTCCAGGATATTATCCTTTTACCTATCACGTTCTTCGTAAAATAAAAAAAAGATATATAGTATCCGTGATAGTTTGGAATCGAGACGATTCCAATTTAGAGTTTTTTAGAGAGAATATTGGAAGTTTACTTTCTCTTCCTTTGGAGATTAAGATCGAACTTTGGCTTCCCGAACAAAATGTATTAAATCAGGTTCCGGAAAAGAAAAATGTAATTTTAAAATATTATAAATTATTAAATAGTTCTTTGGTTTCTAGTGAATTGAATCGAATGGTTGCAGACGTAAAAGGGGATTTTATTTTTTTTTGGAATTTAGGGCTTCAACCTAATAATCAAAATTGGCTCTACGAGTTATTACAACACGCGCAATTCTCCGAAATAGGAGCGGTTTCACCTATCGTTCTCAATCAAAAAAAGGAACTCGTTTATTCTTCGTTAATCCTCGGTAAATATGGATTTATCGGAAAGTCCGGAAATAATCTTACTGTATCCAAAACAAAAATATGGTCCGGAGAGTGGGTTGAAAAAAATGTTTCCGCAATATCCGGAAATTGTTTGTTGATTTCGAAAGAAAATTGGAAGTTGATGAACGGGTTGGATGAGTCTTTTCAAAAATACTATTGGGATATAGATTTATGTCTGAGACTTAGAAAGGTGGGTTTCAGGTTGGTAAGTAATCCGTTTTCAGAATTTGTTCAAACGATTTCTGATCATAACATTTTTAAAGAATTAGATCCGAAATATTTAGAAAGCGTAAATGATCGTAAAAGACTCATAACGAAATGGGGAGCTTTTTTGAATGTAGACGATTTTTATTCTTCGCATTCTGATCTAGTTGGAAGAGATATGATCCCGAAAGGATTAAATCATAGTTTCCTAGAATGGTATTGGAAAAAAAATGGTCTATCTAATGGAAAAATATTTTAAACATTAGAAATCAATAAAGTATATCAGTTTTAGTTCACTGGAAGTTTATTGCAAAACTTAAAAAACAAATTTAGGATAATAAACTGAAAAACTTTTATTCTTTGAAGTTTTATGAATCTTTTTTATTAGAAGAATTTAATTTTTAAAAAACCTTGTTGCCTGAAATAAGTTAAAGTATTATGCAGTTTAAAAAATTTCCTATAGAAGGTCCAGTTCTAATTGAGCCCAAGGTTTTTGGAGATGAAAGAGGCTTTTTTTTGGAGACCTTTAAAACATCTATCTTTGAAAAAGAAAACATACCTGCTCATTTTACTCAAGATAATCATTCTAGATCTTCTCGAGGAGTATTGAGGGGAATGCATCTACAGATTCCTCCTTACGAACAAGGAAAGTTAGTCCGAGTAGTGAGAGGTAAAGTGATAGACGTGGTGGTAGACGTTCGGGTGGGTTCTCCTAATTATGGAAAATGGCTTTCCGTGGAATTATCCGAGGAAAATAAAAATATATTTTGGGTTCCTCCTGGATTCGCTCACGGATTTTTAACCTTAGAAGATAAAACAGATTTTTTATATAAGGTGACTCAGGAATACAATCCTCAAAACGAGGTAGGAATTCGTTGGGATGATCCTGCGTTAGGCATTCCTTGGAAAACCTGGTTGTCTGATGATTCTGAGTTTATAGTTTCTCAAAGGGATCAAGAAACTCCTTTTCTTGTGAACTTTAAAAGTCCATTCGTATATTAGAATATGATTTATTATACTGGAAAAAATGGTCAGTTAGGTTGGGAATTGAACAAAAGATTCAAATCTTCGAATTTGGAATCTATAGGATTTAGTAAAGAAGAATGGGATCTTGCTGATCTTGATTCTGTAGAAAGAATTTTAAAAGATTCTCCTGAAATTTTAGTTCATTGTGGGGCCTATACTGCGGTGGATAAGGCAGAATCCGATTCGGAGAACGTTTACAAGATAAATTCCTTATCTGTAAAAAAAATTTCGGAGGAATGCTTCAAAAAAAAAATCCATCTGATTTATATATCCACTGATTTTGTGTTTGATGCAAATTCAGAAACGATCGGGGATACAATTCGTTTTTGGAAACCGGATTCTACACTTTCTCCAAAAGGAATTTATGGTTTATCGAAGGCAGAAGGAGAAAAGTGGATTCAAAATATATTTGCGGATTCTAAACAAGCAAATATAGTCCGAACAAGTTGGGTATATTCCTCCTATGGAAATAATTTTCCAAAAACAATTTTGAAACTTTTACAAGATCCTAATCGTACTGAATTAAAAGTAATCGAAGATCAATTAGGAAGACCTACTTGGGCGGGTAGGCTTGCCGACTTTATAATATTCTTAGTTTATGGAATTCTAAAAAGAGAATCTTATCCTAAGGTTCTGCATTTTTCGAACTCTGGGATCGCGAGTTGGTACGATTTTGCGCTTGCGGTTCGGGATATTTCATATTCGTTTTCTCTAATAGAGAATTTAAAACCTATTTTTCCGATTCCTACGGAAGTATACCCCACACCCGCTCCTAGACCTAGATATTCAATTTTAGATTTAGATGAAACTCGAAAAATTTTCGGCAGTATTTCAAATTGGAGGGAAGATCTAACCCTTTGTTTGAAAGAACTCGCCGAAATTTCCGGAAAAAAAGTATGAAAAAAATTTTAGTCACTGGTGGAGCCGGATTTATAGGTTCCAATTTTGTGAATCTCATTTTAAACGAAAGTAAAGAATATCAGATAGTCGTATTCGATAAACTGACTTATGCTGGAAATCTGAAAAGTTTGGAATCTTGGAAAAAAGATCCTAGATTTATTTTTGTAAAGGCGGACATCGCCGATAAAGAAGAA
Coding sequences:
- a CDS encoding sugar 3,4-ketoisomerase — its product is MDEILVKNSGYINLKKVRDDRDGNLIILEGIKDVPFEIKRVYYINNLENSVSVRGQHAHKEIEQAIFCVSGSFTLKLDDGKTKQEILMNRDNVGVLLGRMLWHAMENFSSGCILLVVASDYYREDDYIRNYSDFIRLVEKS
- a CDS encoding DegT/DnrJ/EryC1/StrS family aminotransferase, with the translated sequence MIEYENLRLTNIRFFEEYKTKILETIESGWYILGKEVSNFESQFAEYNGNRHCIGVGNGLDALILALKALGVEKNSEIIVPSNTYIASILAILHAGLKPVLVEPDIRTYNIDPKKIEEKVNSKTKGILIVHLYGKPCEMDSILKIKEKNNLFLVEDCAQSHGALYKGKKTGTFGEMSGFSFYPTKNLGAIGDAGAVVTDNDLYHNEIRKLRNYGSSIKYKNDLVGYNSRLDELQATILSIKLKYLDAMNEHKRSLAKIYLENLKEDFIKPIVDEKVYDVYHIFNIRHKKRDELRDYLLKNGVRTEIHYPISPHKQVAMKDVISYAEGEFAISEEIHNTTLSLPVSTFHTEEDIYKVVEIMNGF
- a CDS encoding glycosyltransferase family 2 protein, encoding MIPKEPKISIITINLNNLEGLRKTLESVRLQTYTNFELIVVDGGSTDGSFEYLKSNLNLIKKFISEKDKGIYNAQNKGILLSKGEYLVFLNAGDALLQKDVLSEISKFLEQDIDLVYGDILIDSKDHGIIERKYPDRLNYFYWSIKSLCHQATFIRKNLFDLYGYYNEEYLFAADFEFFHRFWFNKNIKIKHAPVFVILYDFNGVSAQPKNRKRIAEEYRKIKRKYFPIWAYVVYKLNSYLLEKLSNTFLWKILFKFYRFLNPKR
- a CDS encoding glycosyltransferase family A protein; this translates as MNNTPIVSVIIPCYNYGKYIEQTIQSILKQSYKNWEIIVVDDGSNDEYTIQKLEELKKKYTVIKIDKSGPAAARNIGIEAAKGEFILPLDSDDMIHPDYLLEAISAYEKKSSLGIVYCEAEFFGSIKGKWNLPEYNFPEILLDNCIFVSAVFRKSDWKDVGGFNENMKDEWEDYDFWLSLIEKGREVYRIPRVMFYYRRGHVSRSSRSMETYLPLYLQLFKNHKRLYIENVKVLFMRHLKARELEEQFLILTKNPIIYGIVQFLVRCLKFFAK
- a CDS encoding glycosyltransferase family 2 protein, translating into MKILISKIGEFYRKLKYLLRQYQYYFGIYEEPEIPSEFVYSPLLSILVPVYNTRLDHLKEMVDSVVSQSYTNWELILVDDASPDEKPGNYLEERSKADSRILYFRSDKNGGISLTTQKAFECSKGEYIAFLDHDDRLSKNALSIVVKTLQEEKNRPEFLYSDEIFQSKIPGIFSLSAKPEFSPEKLVSHNYICHFVVVSKNLIYRMGGIREGYDGSQDHEFALRASRFTDRIKRLPYFLYIWRLHGGSFSRKKAKICEASSQKAILEYYNDKKEEVEKIVPGYYPFTYHVLRKIKKRYIVSVIVWNRDDSNLEFFRENIGSLLSLPLEIKIELWLPEQNVLNQVPEKKNVILKYYKLLNSSLVSSELNRMVADVKGDFIFFWNLGLQPNNQNWLYELLQHAQFSEIGAVSPIVLNQKKELVYSSLILGKYGFIGKSGNNLTVSKTKIWSGEWVEKNVSAISGNCLLISKENWKLMNGLDESFQKYYWDIDLCLRLRKVGFRLVSNPFSEFVQTISDHNIFKELDPKYLESVNDRKRLITKWGAFLNVDDFYSSHSDLVGRDMIPKGLNHSFLEWYWKKNGLSNGKIF
- the rfbC gene encoding dTDP-4-dehydrorhamnose 3,5-epimerase — translated: MQFKKFPIEGPVLIEPKVFGDERGFFLETFKTSIFEKENIPAHFTQDNHSRSSRGVLRGMHLQIPPYEQGKLVRVVRGKVIDVVVDVRVGSPNYGKWLSVELSEENKNIFWVPPGFAHGFLTLEDKTDFLYKVTQEYNPQNEVGIRWDDPALGIPWKTWLSDDSEFIVSQRDQETPFLVNFKSPFVY
- the rfbD gene encoding dTDP-4-dehydrorhamnose reductase; protein product: MIYYTGKNGQLGWELNKRFKSSNLESIGFSKEEWDLADLDSVERILKDSPEILVHCGAYTAVDKAESDSENVYKINSLSVKKISEECFKKKIHLIYISTDFVFDANSETIGDTIRFWKPDSTLSPKGIYGLSKAEGEKWIQNIFADSKQANIVRTSWVYSSYGNNFPKTILKLLQDPNRTELKVIEDQLGRPTWAGRLADFIIFLVYGILKRESYPKVLHFSNSGIASWYDFALAVRDISYSFSLIENLKPIFPIPTEVYPTPAPRPRYSILDLDETRKIFGSISNWREDLTLCLKELAEISGKKV